One Thalassotalea hakodatensis DNA segment encodes these proteins:
- a CDS encoding M1 family aminopeptidase — MKQLLFFESYIAYKQRSVLVLAMLAFVYGILINIQQIGEGMNLIALNSPYRISYFLTLTSICLPFTAALFSINTLLKDREYKFEGITATLSSNKVLLSRWLVILSFMLMLSLLLMVGMAFSLMINSGDPSSQLPLNVFDFLWPWLLVVVPNTLLVTSILIAVTTFWKSAKVSYALSVVLVMFAWLALIIINAPITGESALSISGWTKVLAILDPFASSSFFEQTQFWTPAEKNQLTIQLDGYMLINRLWVIALAISIFGWLWHSVTTTPNYLSLILPVKPVVKDDKQIVVKTSKVICEPSFQHFWINSFTQQVRFYCEQLLANWPVRILLIIWWCMSIIGILMVAGVFNSGEFSGKYTTSAELIGQAGEAFNIFSLVILVFVIAEVLWIERDHKVSGLLMTTPLSSTASYVAKLTSVLLLPIIMLVLMLGSCLVYQQFFTDSNIELSLYALTSYYSLTPIIYQTILLFLVQSFVANASSANKYLAMLVSALILVFISQFLASMGVHSPLAQLNQFPNLTRGYSAIAGFAGKEMLFNYLALYWGMFAIFAALLSQRWWLTRDRLSSVSIITFKGGIVSFSVFILIGVWLAVQMPIYAHQNSEKHLLAAKADYEKNYQIFANMPHPEFSQTDMTVDIYPNKERIHIASINKITNYFDRAIEQVLISSKQPLNKITIEGAVLQKQQTSILGEVYVFELTQPMQPNEHRELSYTLTMQSQPFAINPGIVDNGVYLHQGNFEPLLGYAPMLEISDNFTREQYNLQPKAEKHQHDLRLMTKKRKLSATLSTVHTQTAFTSGKLLKHWRQGKRTYFQYQIDKPIYPIVGYFSAEYQAHHFDASGTPVTLYFHPQHQRNIEEIAHATQFTLAYMRQHFGDYPYSSLRLIEVPIYHPFGGKASAGIVALNERLFLQDYQDNAAINNVARNTIHEVAHQWFGEKLVPKITKGEKVLTESITKSIEADVLGLMYGEKMKQSLMAFNLRRYQSGRAFANDDEPSLLDAQGQAYLTYGKGPVVFQQLKQHLGEEQYHQVLKAFIIEHQHDMKATLTELVKRFAKKSASPEYVEALFSTPGLTD; from the coding sequence ATGAAACAATTATTGTTTTTTGAAAGCTATATAGCATACAAGCAAAGATCAGTACTGGTGTTAGCTATGTTGGCATTTGTTTACGGCATTTTGATTAACATTCAGCAAATAGGTGAGGGTATGAACTTAATTGCCCTTAATTCACCTTACCGTATTAGCTACTTTTTAACATTAACTTCAATTTGTTTACCTTTCACTGCTGCATTATTTAGCATTAACACTTTGCTTAAAGATAGAGAATATAAATTTGAAGGTATTACAGCAACATTATCGAGTAATAAAGTATTACTTAGTCGCTGGTTGGTGATTCTCAGTTTCATGTTAATGTTAAGTTTATTGTTGATGGTTGGGATGGCTTTTAGCTTAATGATCAACTCAGGTGACCCATCATCGCAACTACCTTTAAATGTGTTTGATTTTCTATGGCCTTGGCTGTTGGTTGTAGTTCCGAATACGTTACTGGTTACTAGTATATTGATCGCCGTTACTACTTTTTGGAAGAGCGCAAAGGTCAGTTATGCGTTAAGTGTCGTATTAGTGATGTTTGCTTGGCTTGCGTTGATTATTATTAATGCGCCTATTACTGGTGAATCTGCTTTATCAATAAGTGGTTGGACGAAGGTATTAGCGATATTAGACCCATTCGCTAGTAGTAGCTTTTTTGAACAGACACAGTTTTGGACACCAGCTGAAAAGAATCAACTAACGATTCAGCTCGATGGTTATATGTTAATAAACCGTTTATGGGTTATAGCATTGGCAATAAGTATTTTTGGTTGGTTATGGCATAGCGTAACCACTACACCAAACTATTTATCACTAATATTGCCAGTTAAACCTGTTGTTAAGGACGATAAGCAAATAGTCGTTAAAACATCAAAAGTTATCTGCGAGCCAAGCTTTCAACACTTTTGGATTAACTCATTTACCCAACAAGTCAGATTTTATTGCGAACAATTACTTGCGAATTGGCCTGTACGTATTTTGTTAATAATATGGTGGTGTATGAGCATTATTGGCATTTTGATGGTGGCAGGCGTGTTTAATAGCGGAGAGTTTTCGGGTAAATACACGACTAGTGCTGAATTAATTGGTCAAGCAGGTGAAGCATTTAATATTTTTTCTTTAGTAATCTTGGTGTTTGTCATTGCCGAAGTATTATGGATAGAGCGCGATCATAAAGTGAGTGGACTGTTAATGACAACGCCATTGTCAAGTACTGCTAGCTACGTTGCCAAGCTTACCAGCGTGTTGTTGCTCCCCATTATCATGCTGGTGTTAATGCTAGGCTCTTGCCTTGTCTATCAACAGTTTTTTACCGACTCTAACATTGAGCTTTCATTGTATGCTTTAACAAGCTATTACTCTCTAACACCTATCATTTACCAAACTATATTGTTATTTTTGGTGCAGAGCTTTGTGGCGAATGCTAGTTCAGCTAATAAATATCTGGCTATGCTAGTCAGTGCGTTAATATTAGTTTTTATCAGCCAGTTTTTGGCGTCAATGGGAGTACATTCTCCATTGGCACAACTAAATCAATTTCCGAATCTCACGCGTGGTTACTCAGCAATAGCTGGCTTTGCTGGCAAAGAAATGCTATTTAATTATTTGGCACTTTATTGGGGGATGTTTGCCATTTTTGCTGCGCTACTAAGCCAGCGATGGTGGTTAACGCGTGATCGATTATCTTCCGTTTCAATTATCACTTTTAAAGGGGGGATAGTCTCATTTAGCGTGTTTATCTTGATAGGGGTATGGCTTGCTGTTCAAATGCCTATCTATGCGCATCAAAATAGTGAAAAGCATTTATTGGCGGCAAAGGCTGATTATGAGAAAAATTATCAGATTTTTGCCAACATGCCACACCCTGAGTTTAGCCAAACTGACATGACAGTGGATATTTATCCCAACAAAGAACGTATTCATATTGCTTCCATAAACAAGATCACCAACTACTTTGATCGAGCCATTGAGCAGGTGCTTATTTCTAGCAAGCAACCCCTTAATAAAATTACCATCGAAGGGGCTGTCTTACAAAAGCAACAGACAAGTATACTTGGAGAAGTTTATGTATTTGAGCTCACTCAACCTATGCAACCAAACGAGCATCGCGAATTAAGCTATACCTTAACAATGCAATCACAACCTTTCGCAATTAATCCTGGTATTGTAGACAATGGTGTTTATTTGCATCAGGGAAATTTTGAACCGTTATTAGGTTATGCTCCTATGCTAGAAATTAGCGATAATTTTACTCGCGAGCAATATAATCTCCAACCGAAAGCTGAAAAGCATCAACATGATCTGCGTTTGATGACAAAAAAACGCAAGCTTAGCGCGACACTTTCGACTGTTCATACACAAACGGCGTTTACTTCAGGTAAATTACTTAAACACTGGCGTCAAGGCAAACGTACTTACTTTCAATATCAAATAGATAAACCGATTTATCCAATAGTAGGTTATTTTTCTGCTGAGTATCAAGCGCATCATTTTGATGCTAGCGGTACTCCAGTTACGCTGTATTTTCATCCTCAGCATCAACGTAATATTGAGGAAATCGCTCATGCAACACAATTTACCTTAGCCTATATGCGACAACATTTCGGTGATTACCCTTATTCTTCATTACGATTAATCGAAGTTCCTATTTATCATCCTTTTGGAGGGAAAGCATCAGCTGGCATTGTTGCGTTAAATGAGCGACTCTTTTTGCAGGATTATCAAGATAATGCAGCAATAAATAACGTTGCTAGAAATACGATACATGAAGTCGCTCATCAGTGGTTTGGTGAAAAACTCGTGCCTAAAATTACCAAAGGTGAAAAAGTGCTTACCGAATCAATAACCAAATCAATTGAGGCTGATGTATTAGGCTTGATGTATGGCGAAAAAATGAAACAAAGCTTGATGGCCTTCAATTTACGTCGCTATCAAAGTGGTCGTGCGTTTGCAAATGATGACGAACCATCGTTATTAGATGCTCAAGGGCAAGCTTATCTTACATATGGTAAAGGGCCAGTAGTCTTTCAGCAACTTAAACAGCATCTTGGTGAAGAGCAATATCATCAAGTGTTAAAAGCGTTTATTATTGAACATCAGCATGATATGAAGGCCACGTTGACAGAGCTTGTAAAACGATTTGCAAAAAAAAGTGCTTCGCCAGAATATGTGGAAGCGTTATTTTCAACACCGGGTTTAACAGATTGA
- a CDS encoding ABC transporter ATP-binding protein: MAQENSLSIQQVDKSYAGKGKALNKITMEITNGMFGLLGPNGAGKSTLMRSIATLQPIDSGKIVFNGYDISLEPNRIRKVLGYLPQEFGVYPKVSAEVLLHYLGQLKGVTDKKTRQKQIDYLLERTNLTNHRKQAVEEYSGGMRQRFGIAQALLANPNILIVDEPTAGLDPQECHSLHNLLCELSDAMIVIFSTHIVEDIQNLCRDMAVLDNGQLRFIGSPQALINPLSNRLWQAEMSSENAAQFRNDFHVLSTRFIGGRCQVRLVAKQCPVANFSKATPDLQDGYFHLLKQAV, translated from the coding sequence ATGGCCCAAGAAAACTCTCTCAGCATTCAGCAAGTGGATAAATCTTACGCTGGCAAAGGTAAGGCGTTAAATAAAATTACCATGGAAATAACTAACGGTATGTTTGGTTTATTAGGACCAAATGGCGCTGGAAAGTCTACTTTGATGCGCAGCATTGCCACCTTACAGCCAATTGATAGCGGAAAGATAGTGTTTAATGGTTATGATATTAGTCTTGAACCTAATCGAATTCGCAAGGTGTTAGGTTATTTACCACAAGAGTTTGGTGTTTATCCAAAGGTGTCAGCAGAGGTACTGTTGCATTACCTCGGTCAACTCAAAGGAGTAACAGATAAAAAAACACGTCAAAAACAAATTGATTACTTATTAGAGCGCACCAACTTAACCAATCATCGCAAACAGGCTGTGGAAGAATATTCCGGAGGTATGCGTCAGCGCTTTGGTATTGCTCAAGCCTTATTAGCTAACCCCAATATTCTTATCGTTGATGAACCTACTGCGGGGCTTGATCCACAAGAATGCCATAGTCTTCATAACCTATTGTGTGAGCTGTCTGATGCGATGATTGTCATTTTTTCAACTCATATTGTTGAAGATATTCAAAACCTTTGTCGTGACATGGCGGTACTAGATAATGGCCAGCTACGCTTTATTGGTTCGCCGCAAGCGCTGATTAACCCGTTATCCAATCGCTTGTGGCAAGCCGAAATGAGCAGTGAAAATGCTGCGCAATTTCGCAATGACTTTCACGTTCTATCAACACGCTTTATTGGAGGTCGTTGTCAGGTTCGATTGGTTGCTAAGCAGTGTCCAGTCGCCAATTTTTCGAAAGCAACTCCCGATCTACAAGATGGTTATTTTCACTTGTTAAAGCAAGCAGTTTAA
- a CDS encoding sensor histidine kinase: MLNWFTIRRHQTAMMVLIATVAICSTLITFFNSTQQDLFLVSSAYIVLSYLLFLFLVFIKVRQQRSPKFLHRVPFVKTALTFIMMSCLLMTLEQISQHRLLYNSGAILAYALLLFYIVSYVQQKMPQVNEVMSHKQWRFYLVYAIFLLVIFLISPTMDQSDPYGPHFQLRMVFWLLFLHMIVSWVVNLWKLNQQLRNERTYAELSLLKSQINPHFFFNTLNNLYGLALEKSDQTPELILRLSGMMRYIIYQGQHDWVSLQDEIDYLNNFIELQHVRFQKRVSVSFNTAIEQDIKVPPLLFINLIENAYKHGVEKLTDNAYVLINLTVKRQQLTFEIANNYDPTEQNNIIGIGLSNLRKRLMLLYPDKHQLTITDSQNRYHVILVLTLSESNISGALT; this comes from the coding sequence GTGCTCAACTGGTTTACTATTCGCCGTCATCAAACCGCTATGATGGTACTTATTGCAACGGTAGCTATTTGTAGTACGTTAATCACTTTTTTCAATAGCACCCAGCAAGACCTTTTTTTAGTCTCTAGCGCCTATATCGTATTATCTTACCTACTGTTTTTATTTTTGGTGTTTATCAAGGTTCGACAACAACGCAGCCCAAAATTTCTCCACAGGGTTCCATTCGTTAAGACTGCACTAACATTCATTATGATGAGTTGTTTATTGATGACATTAGAGCAGATTTCACAGCATCGTTTGCTCTACAATAGCGGCGCTATATTAGCCTACGCACTCTTATTGTTTTACATCGTGAGCTACGTTCAGCAAAAAATGCCACAAGTAAACGAAGTAATGAGTCATAAGCAATGGCGATTTTATTTGGTTTACGCGATTTTTTTGTTGGTTATATTTCTGATCAGCCCCACCATGGATCAAAGTGATCCATACGGGCCTCACTTCCAATTACGCATGGTATTTTGGCTACTATTTTTACATATGATTGTGAGCTGGGTTGTCAATTTATGGAAGCTAAATCAACAATTACGAAACGAACGTACTTACGCTGAACTCTCATTATTAAAAAGCCAAATTAATCCTCACTTTTTCTTTAACACGCTCAACAATTTGTATGGCTTAGCTCTGGAAAAGTCAGATCAAACACCTGAGTTGATCTTACGCCTATCGGGTATGATGCGTTATATCATCTATCAAGGCCAACATGACTGGGTAAGTCTTCAAGACGAAATAGATTATCTGAATAATTTTATTGAATTGCAGCACGTTCGTTTTCAAAAGCGAGTATCTGTCAGTTTTAATACTGCCATTGAACAAGATATTAAAGTGCCGCCATTGCTTTTTATCAATTTAATTGAAAATGCGTATAAACACGGTGTAGAGAAACTAACCGACAATGCTTATGTATTGATAAACCTTACTGTTAAAAGGCAACAACTTACCTTTGAAATCGCCAATAATTATGATCCCACGGAGCAAAACAACATTATAGGTATTGGCTTAAGTAATTTACGTAAGCGACTCATGTTGTTGTATCCCGATAAACATCAATTAACAATTACCGATTCACAAAATCGCTACCATGTAATACTGGTACTGACTTTATCTGAGTCAAATATTTCAGGAGCATTAACCTGA
- a CDS encoding LytR/AlgR family response regulator transcription factor, producing the protein MTIRYMIIDDEPIAHRIIQDYCTDMPHFSLTNNSYNALQALEYLKNHDVELIFLDINMPKLKGFDFLRTLKHPPQVIVTSAYQEYALEGYDLNVVDYLLKPFSLARFIQAINKVSEQESITNTGSTTHTTQTIFVKGDKQHYQVQLADIEYIKAYGNYSILYLTGHRIIIQQTMVKFEKQLPSEQFIRIHKSFIVAKNKVKSIQSNKIQIGSASLPIGQTYKKTLNEWTK; encoded by the coding sequence ATGACTATTCGCTATATGATCATCGACGATGAACCAATTGCTCACCGCATTATCCAAGACTATTGTACCGATATGCCCCATTTTTCGTTAACCAACAATAGCTATAACGCGTTGCAAGCATTAGAGTACCTCAAAAATCACGATGTTGAATTAATATTTCTTGATATCAATATGCCCAAACTAAAAGGTTTTGACTTTCTGCGCACTTTAAAACACCCACCACAAGTTATTGTGACTTCTGCTTACCAAGAATATGCGCTTGAAGGATACGATCTCAATGTAGTCGACTACCTGCTAAAACCCTTTAGTTTAGCTCGGTTCATTCAAGCGATTAATAAAGTTTCTGAACAAGAAAGTATAACAAACACCGGTTCAACAACTCACACAACTCAAACAATTTTTGTCAAAGGTGATAAACAGCACTATCAAGTACAACTCGCTGATATTGAATACATCAAAGCGTATGGTAATTACAGTATTCTCTATTTAACGGGCCATAGAATCATTATTCAACAAACAATGGTGAAGTTTGAAAAACAGTTACCTAGTGAGCAATTTATCCGCATCCATAAATCGTTTATTGTTGCAAAAAATAAAGTCAAATCAATACAGAGTAATAAAATACAGATAGGAAGCGCTTCACTGCCTATTGGGCAAACATATAAAAAAACACTTAATGAATGGACAAAATAA
- the smpB gene encoding SsrA-binding protein SmpB, which yields MGKKKSKQSNSNTIALNKKARHNYDLSDKFEAGMSLQGWEIKSIRSGKVNISDCYVMVKDGEAFLVGGEILPLNAASSHVVCDPVRSRKLLLNRRELDRLIGAVERDGYSLIATAMYWKQCWVKLEFYLGKGKKTHDKRADIKDREWQIDKGRLMKNKNLNK from the coding sequence ATGGGAAAGAAAAAATCAAAACAATCAAATAGCAATACAATTGCGCTCAATAAGAAAGCTCGTCACAACTACGATTTGTCTGACAAATTCGAAGCAGGTATGAGTCTTCAAGGTTGGGAAATTAAAAGTATCCGCAGCGGCAAGGTCAATATTTCTGACTGTTACGTGATGGTGAAAGACGGCGAAGCATTTTTAGTGGGAGGTGAAATTTTACCGTTAAATGCTGCCTCTAGCCATGTGGTATGTGATCCGGTAAGATCTCGAAAGCTATTACTCAATCGTCGCGAACTAGATCGCCTGATAGGCGCTGTAGAACGAGATGGCTATTCTTTAATAGCGACCGCGATGTATTGGAAACAATGCTGGGTAAAATTAGAGTTTTACTTAGGTAAAGGTAAGAAAACACACGATAAACGTGCTGATATTAAAGATCGTGAGTGGCAGATTGATAAAGGCCGCTTAATGAAAAACAAAAACTTGAATAAATAA
- a CDS encoding type II toxin-antitoxin system RatA family toxin, with product MPVISRNALVMFNCQQMYQLINDVSAYPEFLSDCGDSKIIAQSPDKMTASLLVSKGGLKKWFTTENTLVENEQVHMSLLDGPFKYLNGKWQLTPLSEEACKVSLHLDYEFSSKVLDLAFGRVFNNIANNMVQAFTERAKHVYGANIG from the coding sequence ATGCCAGTTATCAGTCGTAATGCGTTAGTGATGTTTAATTGTCAGCAAATGTATCAATTAATTAATGATGTATCTGCATACCCCGAGTTTTTATCTGACTGCGGCGACAGTAAAATTATCGCGCAATCACCCGATAAAATGACCGCTTCTTTGCTAGTGTCAAAAGGTGGCTTAAAAAAATGGTTTACTACAGAAAATACGCTTGTTGAGAATGAACAGGTTCATATGTCGTTGCTTGATGGCCCCTTTAAATATCTTAATGGCAAGTGGCAGCTAACCCCTTTATCCGAAGAGGCTTGTAAAGTCAGTTTACATCTTGATTATGAGTTTTCGAGTAAAGTGCTTGATTTAGCCTTTGGCCGTGTGTTTAATAACATTGCAAACAACATGGTACAAGCGTTTACTGAGCGTGCTAAACACGTCTATGGAGCAAACATTGGATAA
- a CDS encoding RnfH family protein has translation MDNTPKPKIQIEVVYGTPEKQVILTITVPDDYTVEQAIEASDIKSTFKEIDLSVNKVGIWNRTAKLTDTLQDFDRIEIYRPLIADPKEVRKRRAEKAKNEGRADKVTGGRVNPLRGSNEK, from the coding sequence TTGGATAACACCCCAAAGCCAAAAATTCAAATTGAAGTAGTTTATGGGACGCCTGAAAAGCAAGTGATCTTAACCATTACGGTACCGGATGATTACACCGTTGAACAAGCCATTGAGGCTTCAGATATAAAATCTACCTTTAAAGAAATTGATTTATCCGTCAATAAAGTGGGTATTTGGAACCGTACAGCGAAGTTAACAGATACTTTACAAGACTTTGATCGCATTGAAATATATCGCCCGCTTATTGCCGATCCTAAAGAAGTAAGAAAACGCCGAGCAGAAAAAGCAAAAAATGAAGGGCGCGCAGATAAAGTTACCGGCGGTAGAGTGAACCCTTTGCGAGGCAGTAACGAAAAATAG
- a CDS encoding tetratricopeptide repeat protein codes for MKSIIGMLLGVSVLYTAPTFITGDAQAEEQRESVRVPAMRNRVYTQLARAQQIADDGDRPAGLAVLDEVKTRIDSMNSYEKAMLWNFYGFMYYADENTAKAIESFNKVIAEQAIPESLRMSTLYSLAQLSMQQQNYTQTLSYLTQWKNVNTKALTSQQHVLFAQVYYQAKQYEKSLVAIENAVTLAKHNGEIPKENWLVLQRANYYELKQPEKVTEVMELMVKLYSKPEYWLQLAGMYGEIGREDKQMGAMESAWQAGFISKAQDIITLAQLYRYNNVPYKAAVLLEKEIAQGNVIANEKHLEMLAQSLMAAKEDQKAIPVLVKAAEIAESGKFDAQLAQAYLNTEKWQLAIESAEKAIERGGVTRLGDMHLIVGMSHFNLKNFTESMSAFEEAEQIKSSAKSASQWLKYVAREKLHHDQLAMLN; via the coding sequence ATGAAATCAATAATTGGTATGTTACTCGGTGTATCTGTTCTATATACAGCACCTACTTTCATTACTGGCGATGCTCAAGCAGAAGAACAGCGTGAGTCAGTGCGAGTGCCCGCAATGCGTAATCGTGTTTATACACAATTAGCCCGCGCTCAACAAATTGCTGACGATGGTGATAGGCCCGCAGGATTAGCAGTATTAGATGAAGTAAAAACGCGTATCGACAGTATGAACAGCTATGAAAAAGCGATGTTGTGGAATTTTTACGGTTTTATGTATTACGCTGATGAGAATACTGCAAAAGCCATAGAGAGTTTTAACAAGGTAATTGCTGAGCAAGCTATTCCAGAGTCTTTACGCATGTCGACGCTTTATTCGCTTGCGCAATTATCAATGCAACAACAAAACTATACGCAAACGCTTTCTTATTTAACTCAGTGGAAAAATGTCAATACCAAAGCGTTAACGTCGCAGCAGCATGTATTATTTGCTCAGGTCTATTACCAAGCTAAGCAGTATGAAAAATCACTAGTCGCTATTGAAAATGCAGTTACGTTAGCGAAACACAATGGTGAAATACCCAAAGAAAATTGGTTAGTGTTACAACGTGCAAACTATTATGAGTTGAAACAACCAGAGAAGGTCACAGAAGTGATGGAACTCATGGTTAAGTTGTACAGTAAACCAGAATATTGGTTGCAGCTTGCAGGGATGTACGGGGAAATTGGCCGCGAAGATAAACAAATGGGAGCGATGGAATCGGCATGGCAAGCAGGCTTTATTAGCAAAGCGCAAGATATTATTACCTTAGCACAGCTTTATCGCTACAATAATGTGCCTTATAAAGCTGCTGTGTTGTTAGAAAAAGAAATTGCACAGGGTAATGTGATTGCTAATGAAAAGCACTTAGAAATGCTAGCACAATCGTTAATGGCGGCAAAAGAAGATCAAAAAGCAATACCAGTGCTTGTGAAAGCTGCTGAAATAGCAGAATCAGGTAAGTTTGATGCGCAATTAGCACAAGCTTATTTGAATACTGAAAAGTGGCAATTAGCAATAGAATCTGCCGAAAAGGCCATTGAGCGGGGCGGTGTAACACGACTTGGTGACATGCATTTAATCGTAGGCATGAGTCATTTTAATCTGAAAAACTTCACTGAATCAATGTCAGCATTTGAAGAAGCAGAGCAAATTAAATCATCTGCAAAATCAGCAAGTCAATGGCTTAAATATGTTGCTCGTGAAAAGTTACATCATGACCAATTAGCCATGCTAAATTAA
- a CDS encoding energy transducer TonB: MFDNVTRYAISFALAVLVTIALLWSMQRLIAGGNNVMSEPPRGNVLDFIRLKQEETVQKKERKPQKPPTPKTPPPQMQQPQMQQANPNANAVSTNFTADVQADTGLSGGLNLSSADGDYLPIVKVAPIYPRRAQSRGIEGYVIVEFTVTKNGSVRDPIVLEAKPEGIFDAAAKDAALKFKYKPRVVDGEATEVAGVQNKISFEIDG; encoded by the coding sequence ATGTTTGATAATGTCACTCGATATGCAATATCTTTCGCATTAGCGGTATTGGTGACGATTGCACTATTGTGGAGTATGCAACGCCTTATTGCTGGTGGTAACAATGTTATGTCTGAGCCACCGCGAGGCAATGTACTTGATTTTATTCGATTAAAACAAGAGGAAACGGTGCAAAAGAAAGAGCGTAAGCCACAAAAGCCGCCAACGCCAAAAACACCACCTCCACAAATGCAGCAACCGCAAATGCAGCAAGCAAACCCTAATGCTAATGCCGTAAGCACCAACTTTACTGCTGATGTTCAAGCAGATACCGGTTTATCTGGCGGTTTAAATTTAAGTAGTGCAGATGGCGACTATTTACCGATCGTTAAAGTGGCGCCAATTTATCCAAGACGAGCTCAGTCAAGAGGGATAGAAGGTTATGTCATCGTTGAGTTTACGGTAACGAAAAATGGCTCAGTGCGAGACCCAATCGTACTTGAAGCAAAACCCGAAGGTATTTTTGATGCTGCTGCAAAGGATGCGGCTTTAAAGTTTAAGTACAAACCACGGGTTGTTGATGGTGAAGCAACGGAAGTTGCAGGTGTTCAAAATAAAATTTCTTTCGAAATTGACGGTTAA
- a CDS encoding ExbD/TolR family protein: MRSQLSKVLQEQEEAEEINMTPMLDVVFILLIFFIVTASFVKEAGIEVNRPEAATAVKKERANILVAISDKGEIWINKRRVDVRAVQANIERLKAENPQGTVVIQADKKATTDVLIKVMDSARAAGVFDVSIAAEEA; encoded by the coding sequence ATGCGTTCTCAATTATCAAAAGTTTTACAAGAACAAGAAGAAGCTGAAGAAATTAACATGACACCGATGCTTGATGTTGTGTTCATCTTGCTTATTTTCTTTATTGTTACGGCTTCCTTTGTTAAAGAGGCAGGCATTGAAGTAAATCGTCCTGAAGCAGCGACTGCCGTAAAAAAAGAGCGTGCCAATATTCTTGTGGCTATTAGTGATAAAGGTGAAATTTGGATCAATAAACGTCGTGTTGATGTACGTGCAGTACAAGCGAACATTGAACGTTTAAAGGCTGAAAACCCACAAGGTACAGTTGTTATTCAAGCGGATAAAAAAGCAACGACTGACGTATTGATCAAAGTGATGGATTCAGCAAGAGCAGCAGGTGTATTCGATGTATCAATTGCAGCGGAAGAGGCTTAG
- a CDS encoding MotA/TolQ/ExbB proton channel family protein, producing MVVFIELMNSIREFLDTGGQVLTVIAGVICLMWLLIFERLYFFFVGYQKMKKHMMQTWQSRGERSSWNAEQIRIANVSRVTESLNHNVALIQSLVVLCPLLGLLGTVTGMIEVFDVMAISGSGNARSMASGVSKATIPTMAGMVGSLSGVFIVTWLQRKTKRRTEQMEDALPLAH from the coding sequence ATGGTTGTATTCATCGAGTTGATGAATAGCATACGCGAATTTTTGGACACCGGTGGTCAGGTACTTACAGTTATTGCCGGTGTTATATGCCTGATGTGGTTACTTATATTCGAGCGTTTGTATTTTTTCTTTGTAGGTTATCAAAAAATGAAGAAACACATGATGCAAACGTGGCAAAGCAGGGGAGAACGAAGTTCTTGGAATGCTGAGCAAATTAGAATAGCCAATGTATCTAGGGTCACAGAATCGCTAAACCATAATGTGGCATTAATTCAAAGTTTAGTTGTTTTATGTCCGTTATTAGGTTTACTCGGAACTGTTACCGGCATGATTGAAGTATTCGACGTAATGGCTATTTCAGGCAGTGGTAATGCCCGTTCAATGGCATCTGGGGTATCAAAAGCAACCATACCTACTATGGCTGGTATGGTTGGTTCATTATCTGGCGTATTTATTGTCACTTGGTTACAACGTAAAACCAAGCGTCGTACAGAGCAAATGGAAGATGCGCTGCCATTAGCGCACTAA